The following proteins are encoded in a genomic region of Penaeus chinensis breed Huanghai No. 1 chromosome 10, ASM1920278v2, whole genome shotgun sequence:
- the LOC125029712 gene encoding fatty acid binding protein 1-B.1-like — MSLAGTYEYASHENYSEWLSAVGVPADSVAKMVAAKPVLEVSQNGNVVTIKTVAGDKSFTNTIKLGEVSKASLPGGIEYTVNLSQSGNTLKGTWSMGGKSGDASVEVTGSTLVQTMSLGGVKAKRVYNRK, encoded by the exons ATGTCTCTGGCCGGCACATACGAGTATGCTTCCCATGAGAACTACAGCGAGTGGCTCTCCGCCGTCG GTGTCCCTGCCGACAGCGTAGCCAAGATGGTGGCCGCCAAGCCCGTACTGGAAGTATCCCAGAACGGCAATGTTGTCACCATCAAGACCGTTGCTGGCGACAAGAGCTTCACCAACACCATCAAGCTCGGCGAGGTGTCCAAGGCTAGTCTTCCCGGCGGCATCGAGTACACG GTGAACCTCTCTCAGTCTGGCAACACCCTGAAGGGAACCTGGTCCATGGGAGGCAAGTCAGGTGACGCCTCCGTCGAGGTCACTGGCAGCACCCTCGTCCAG ACCATGAGCCTCGGAGGCGTCAAGGCCAAGAGAGTGTACAACCGCAAGTAG